The Miscanthus floridulus cultivar M001 chromosome 7, ASM1932011v1, whole genome shotgun sequence genome includes a region encoding these proteins:
- the LOC136464622 gene encoding uncharacterized protein: MASGGYYYDQSAGYGGSAAPFHLLVFLGTVALLGATSLYSRYESAVESLVEQVRFAVVLSPLLLLLAVQYWAATAGSRRPRGGALSSLLVGDQPSLYAGGGWGGQHHQREGGSGPSSSPWGVALALALVLLLVSYQSCFQDLWFPLVKRR, encoded by the coding sequence ATGGCGAGCGGCGGCTACTACTACGACCAGAGCGCGGGGTACGGCGGCTCGGCGGCGCCGTTCCACCTCCTCGTGTTCCTGGGCACCGTCGCGCTGCTGGGCGCCACGTCGCTCTACTCGCGCTACGAGTCCGCGGTGGAGAGCCTGGTGGAGCAGGTCCGGTTCGCCGTCGTGCTGTCCCCGCTGCTACTCCTGCTCGCGGTCCAGTACTGGGCGGCCACGGCCGGGTCGCGGCGGCCGCGAGGCGGCGCCCTCTCGTCGCTGCTGGTCGGGGACCAGCCCTCCTTGTACGCCGGCGGCGGATGGGGCGGCCAGCACCACCAGCGGGAGGGCGGCTCggggccgtcgtcgtcgccgtgggGCGTGGCGCTCGCGCTCGCCCTCGTGCTGCTCCTCGTCTCCTACCAGTCCTGCTTCCAGGACCTGTGGTTCCCGCTGGTCAAACGCCGGTGA
- the LOC136467852 gene encoding kinesin-like protein KIN-7D, chloroplastic codes for MATRPASRQRRAGHASAAAGPKGPHQQQLPQSGSPTSTTTTTTSSSRLTPELSLDGPVSPLFAGLDEDPAPKENVTVTVRFRPLSPREIRQGEEVAWYADGDTVVRSEQNPSVAYAYDRVFAPTTTTRHVYDVAAQHVVSGAMEGVNGTIFAYGVTSSGKTHTMHGDQRSPGIIPLAVKDAFSIIQETPNREFLLRVSYLEIYNEVVNDLLNPACQNLRIREDPQGTFVEGIKEEVVLSPAHALSLIAAGEEHRHVGSTNFNLLSSRSHTIFTLTIESSPCGESNEGEAVTFSQLNLIDLAGSESSRAETTGVRRKEGSYINKSLLTLGTVISKLTDGKATHIPFRDSKLTRLLQSSLSGQGRVSLICTVTPASSNSEETHNTLKFAHRAKRIEIQASQNKIIDEKSLIKKYQTEIRRLKEELEQLKMGIITSTPSKDTEEDNIILWKQKLEDGNVKLQSRLEQEEEAKAALLARIQRLTKLILVSTKATPTSRFSPHPGPRRRHSFGEEELAYLPYRRRDIMMDNERNELLLPVEGFGVSLEDSSKEEKKNRKGLLNWFKLRKRDGASILTSSEGDKFSLTKSTAPSTPIGESVNFPAEPRISNSLAGENVSADLFSIGHGEFPSGSIHGEETPLASGKTMDHVDLLREQLKILSGEVAFNKSALKRLTEEAGRSPKNEKIQMEMKKKTDEIKGKQKQIASLEREIAHATLGTQGKVDKLELSPSYHELLEQLNEKSFELEVKAADNRVIQDQLNEKIGECMELQAEVTHLKEQLSQALEAKDLLSNSMTQNNRDNHEVEHHADQYVPRESSSEPQQKPQQSVEIIELKQKVSELIEIKAQLEDRNQKLLEESTYAKGLASAAGVELKALSEEVTKLMNQNEKLATELSSLRSPTPAPRRVSNGPRGTRRESMSRRHEPASRRDTNASHEREKALETMLMEKEQKEAELQRKVEESKQKEAFLESELANMWVLVAKLKKSQGYDHEDPEAKHDGS; via the exons ATGGCGACGCGGCCGGCGTCGCGGCAGCGGAGGGCGGGGCACGCATCGGCGGCGGCGGGACCGAAGGGTCCGCATCAGCAGCAGCTGCCGCAGTCGGGCTCGCCGACGTCGACTACCACCACGACCACGTCCTCGTCGCGGCTCACGCCGGAACTCTCGCTCGACGGGCCCGTGTCCCCGCTGTTCGCCGGGTTGGACGAGGACCCGGCGCCCAAGGAGAATGTCACCGTCACTGTCCGCTTCCGCCCGCTCAG CCCGCGGGAGATTCGGCAGGGGGAGGAGGTCGCGTGGTATGCGGATGGTGACACGGTCGTTCGGAGTGAGCAGAACCCCAGCGTCGCCTACGCTTACG ATCGGGTTTTTGCACCAACTACTACGACCCGTCATGTATATGATGTTGCAGCTCAACATGTTGTTAGCGGTGCCATGGAGGGAGTAAATG GTACAATATTTGCATATGGTGTCACAAGCAGTGGGAAGACACACACGATGCAT GGAGACCAAAGATCCCCAGGGATTATACCTTTGGCTGTCAAAGATGCATTTAGCATTATACAAGAG ACACCAAATCGCGAGTTTCTCCTTCGCGTGTCATACTTGGAAATTTATAATGAG GTTGTCAATGATCTACTAAATCCTGCTTGTCAGAATTTGCGAATTAGAGAGGATCCTCAG GGAACATTTGTTGAAGGTATCAAGGAGGAAGTAGTATTATCTCCTGCACATGCCCTGTCCCTTATTGCAGCTGGAGAAG AGCATAGGCATGTTGGATCCACCAACTTCAATCTACTGAGTAGCAGAAGTCATACTATTTTCACATTG ACTATAGAGAGCAGCCCTTGTGGTGAGTCTAATGAAGGGGAAGCTGTCACTTTCTCACAGCTG AACCTCATCGATCTGGCAGGTTCAGAGAGCTCAAGGGCAGAAACAACTGGAGTACGGCGGAAAGAAGGATCTTATATCAACAAAAGCTTGCTAACTCTTGGAACG GTGATATCAAAACTGACTGATGGAAAGGCTACACATATTCCATTTCGAGATTCAAAATTAACACGACTACTTCAGTCATCCCTCAGTGGTCAAGGACGTGTTTCA CTGATTTGCACAGTTACACCAGCATCAAGTAATTCTGAAGAGACCCATAATACACTAAAATTTGCCCACCGTGCGAAGCGCATTGAGATCCAAGCATCTCAAAACAAA ATTATAGATGAGAAATCTTTAATAAAGAAGTACCAAACTGAGATTCGGAGATTGAAGGAAGAGCTAGAGCAGCTGAAAATGGGTATTATTACCAGCACACCGTCGAAAGATACCGAGGAAGATAATATCATTCTTTGGAAGCAAAAG CTTGAAGACGGTAACGTCAAGCTGCAGTCTCGGCTGGAACAAGAGGAGGAAGCTAAAGCTGCTTTGCTTGCAAGGATCCAGCGTTTAACAAAACTTATACTGGTTTCTACTAAGGCGACTCCGACTTCCAGATTTTCTCCACATCCTGGACCAAGACGAAGACATTCTTTTGGGGAAGAGGAG CTGGCATACCTTCCGTATAGAAGACGAGATATAATGATGGACAATGAAAGAAATGAATTACTTCTTCCTGTCGAAGGGTTTGGTGTATCACTTGAAGATTCTTCGAAGGAAGAAAAAAAGAATAGGAAAGGACTTCTTAACTGGTTCAAACTCCGG AAACGTGATGGAGCTTCTATTCTGACAAGTTCAGAAGGTGATAAGTTCAGTTTGACTAAATCAACCGCTCCTTCAACACCTATTGGGGAAAGCGTCAATTTTCCTGCTGAACCAAGAATATCTAATTCATTAGCTGGTGAGAATGTATCAGCTGATCTGTTTAGCATTGGTCATGGGGAATTTCCTTCTGGCAGCATTCATGGCGAAGAAACTcctttg GCCAGTGGAAAAACGATGGACCATGTTGATTTGTTGAGAGAGCAGTTGAAAATTTTGTCTGGGGAGGTTGCATTTAATAAAAGTGCTCTTAAGCGCCTTACAGAGGAAGCTGGAAGAAGCCCAAAGAACGAGAAGATTCAG ATGGAAATGAAGAAGAAGACTGATGAAATTAAGGGGAAGCAGAAGCAGATAGCATCTTTGGAGAGAGAGATAGCTCATGCAACATTAGGAACTCAAGGAAAGGTTGACAAGTTAGAGCTTTCACCG TCGTATCATGAACTACTTGAGCAGCTCAATGAGAAATCTTTCGAACTTGAG GTGAAGGCTGCAGATAATAGAGTGATACAAGATCAGCTGAATGAGAAG ATAGGTGAATGCATGGAATTGCAAGCTGAAGTTACTCATCTCAAAGAACAGCTGTCCCAAGCTCTTGAAGCTAAGGATTTACTGTCGAATAGCATGACACAGAATAATAGAGATAACCATGAAGTTGAACACCATGCTGATCAATACGTTCCAAGAGAGAGCTCTTCTGAACCACAGCAAAAACCGCAGCAG TCAGTTGAAATCATTGAGCTGAAGCAAAAGGTGTCTGAACTCATTGAAATCAAAGCTCAACTTGAGGATCGCAATCAAAAGCTACTGGAGGAAAGTACATATGCAAAAGGCTTGGCTTCAGCTGCTGGTGTCGAATTGAAAGCATTGTCAGAAGAAGTGACCAAACTGATGAACCAAAATGAGAAGCTTGCGACCGAGTTGTCATCGCTGAGAAGTCCGACTCCAGCTCCACGCAGAGTTAGCAATGGACCAAGAGGTACTAGGAGGGAAAGCATGAGCAGGCGACACGAGCCAGCTAGCAGAAGAGACACGAATGCAAGCCATGAAAGGGAAAAAGCTCTAGAGACCATGCTTATGGAGAAGGAGCAAAAAGAAGCAGAGCTCCAAAGGAAAGTCGAGGAGTCAAAGCAGAAGGAAGCCTTCCTGGAAAGTGAGCTTGCCAACATGTGGGTTCTAGTAGCAAAACTGAAGAAGTCCCAGGGTTATGACCATGAGGATCCGGAGGCCAAACATGATGGCTCGTGA